The Paramormyrops kingsleyae isolate MSU_618 chromosome 11, PKINGS_0.4, whole genome shotgun sequence genome includes a window with the following:
- the LOC111847293 gene encoding death-associated protein kinase 2 isoform X2, with protein sequence MRTESMAVFKQQQVEDFYKIGEQLGSGQFAVVQRCTERSTGIDYAGKFIKKRQSRVSRRGVRREEIEREVGILQHMQHPNIITLHDVYENRTDVVLILELVSGGELFDFLAQKESLSEEEATQFIKQILDGVHYLHTRKIAHFDLKPENIMLLDKNVPLPRIKLIDFGLAQKIEDGVEFKNIFGTPEFVAPEIVNYEPLGLEADMWSIGVITYILLSGASPFLGENKQETLANISAMNYDFDEEFFSHTSDLAKSFIRQLLVKDTRKRMTIQDALNHPWIKPLNQREALVRRLSVVNIENFRKEYIRRKWKMSFRIVALCNHLKRLMMKGDSEEGEELRDCESDQEVDGKPKRRRGRKRSSTS encoded by the exons ATGAGGACAGAAAGCATGGCCGTGTTTAAGCAACAGCAAGTGGAGGACTTCTATAAAATTGGAGAACAGCTGGGAAG CGGACAGTTTGCTGTCGTGCAGCGCTGCACGGAGAGGAGCACTGGCATCGATTACGCCGGAAAATTCATCAAGAAGCGGCAGAGCCGGGTGAGCCGGCGCGGGGTGCGCCGCGAAGAGATCGAGCGTGAGGTCGGCATCCTGCAGCACATGCAGCACCCCAACATCATCACGCTGCATGACGTCTATGAGAACCGCACCGACGTCGTGCTCATCCTTGAGCT GGTGTCCGGGGGAGAGCTCTTCGACTTTCTGGCCCAGAAGGAGTCGCTGAGTGAAGAGGAGGCTACGCAGTTCATAAAGCAGATCCTCGACGGGGTTCACTACCTCCACACCAGGAAGATCGCCCACTTCGATCTGAAG CCTGAAAACATAATGCTGCTCGATAAGAACGTCCCCCTGCCGCGGATAAAACTGATCGATTTTGGTCTAGCTCAGAAAATCGAGGACGGGGTGGAGTTTAAGAACATTTTCGGCACTCCTGAGTTTGTAG CTCCAGAGATTGTCAACTACGAGCCCTTGGGTTTAGAGGCAGATATGTG GAGCATAGGAGTCATCACATACATCCT GTTAAGTGGGGCTTCACCTTTTCTCGGCGAAAATAAGCAGGAGACTCTCGCCAACATCTCGGCCATGAACTACGACTTCGACGAGGAGTTCTTCAGCCACACCAGCGACCTGGCCAAGAGCTTCATCAGGCAGCTGTTAGTGAAGGACACCAG GAAGAGGATGACAATTCAAGATGCACTTAACCACCCATGGATTAAG CCGCTGAACCAACGGGAAGCTTTGGTCCGCAGACTCTCCGTCGTCAACATAGAGAACTTCAGGAAGGAGTACATCCGGCGCAAATGGAAG ATGTCCTTCAGGATTGTAGCCCTCTGCAACCACCTAAAGCGTCTGATGATGAAGGGGGACAGCGAGGAAGGCGAAGAGCTG AGAGACTGCGAGAGCGACCAGGAGGTGGACGGGAAGCCAAAAAGGCGCAGGGGCCGGAAGCGGAGCAGCACATCCTGA
- the LOC111847293 gene encoding death-associated protein kinase 2 isoform X1: MRTESMAVFKQQQVEDFYKIGEQLGSGQFAVVQRCTERSTGIDYAGKFIKKRQSRVSRRGVRREEIEREVGILQHMQHPNIITLHDVYENRTDVVLILELVSGGELFDFLAQKESLSEEEATQFIKQILDGVHYLHTRKIAHFDLKPENIMLLDKNVPLPRIKLIDFGLAQKIEDGVEFKNIFGTPEFVAPEIVNYEPLGLEADMWSIGVITYILLSGASPFLGENKQETLANISAMNYDFDEEFFSHTSDLAKSFIRQLLVKDTRKRMTIQDALNHPWIKSHEHKDETRAPESKKKDQRKLKTKRLKEYTIKSHSSMPPNNTYVNFERFAQVVEDISSMETSFDDIAGLHDSLQEDIDALVSIYNEKDSWYKEESEHVRHELSQIRYEFRKVETMKKHLQDDIKSVDANLSRIDEKYKDRKSHLDSLRQELSSELVWIQEVITSFQVDVGNRSYTNTNLSSVFNNDINQALKELLQQSCGEEILSGIKLDLN; the protein is encoded by the exons ATGAGGACAGAAAGCATGGCCGTGTTTAAGCAACAGCAAGTGGAGGACTTCTATAAAATTGGAGAACAGCTGGGAAG CGGACAGTTTGCTGTCGTGCAGCGCTGCACGGAGAGGAGCACTGGCATCGATTACGCCGGAAAATTCATCAAGAAGCGGCAGAGCCGGGTGAGCCGGCGCGGGGTGCGCCGCGAAGAGATCGAGCGTGAGGTCGGCATCCTGCAGCACATGCAGCACCCCAACATCATCACGCTGCATGACGTCTATGAGAACCGCACCGACGTCGTGCTCATCCTTGAGCT GGTGTCCGGGGGAGAGCTCTTCGACTTTCTGGCCCAGAAGGAGTCGCTGAGTGAAGAGGAGGCTACGCAGTTCATAAAGCAGATCCTCGACGGGGTTCACTACCTCCACACCAGGAAGATCGCCCACTTCGATCTGAAG CCTGAAAACATAATGCTGCTCGATAAGAACGTCCCCCTGCCGCGGATAAAACTGATCGATTTTGGTCTAGCTCAGAAAATCGAGGACGGGGTGGAGTTTAAGAACATTTTCGGCACTCCTGAGTTTGTAG CTCCAGAGATTGTCAACTACGAGCCCTTGGGTTTAGAGGCAGATATGTG GAGCATAGGAGTCATCACATACATCCT GTTAAGTGGGGCTTCACCTTTTCTCGGCGAAAATAAGCAGGAGACTCTCGCCAACATCTCGGCCATGAACTACGACTTCGACGAGGAGTTCTTCAGCCACACCAGCGACCTGGCCAAGAGCTTCATCAGGCAGCTGTTAGTGAAGGACACCAG GAAGAGGATGACAATTCAAGATGCACTTAACCACCCATGGATTAAG TCTCATGAGCACAAAGATGAAACCAGGGCACCGGAGAGCAAGAAGAAGGACCAGAGGAAGCTGAAGACCAAGCGCCTGAAAGAGTACACCATCAAGTCCCACTCCAGCATGCCCCCCAACAACACCTACGTCAACTTCGAGCGCTTTGCTCAAGTAGTGGAAGACATCTCCTCAATGGAGACCAGCTTTGATGACATTGCTGGACTTCATGATTCCCTGCAGGAGGACATCGATGCTCTGGTCTCCATCTACAACGAAAAGGACTCTTGGTACAAGGAGGAGAGTGAGCACGTGCGGCATGAGCTCTCCCAGATCCGGTACGAGTTCCGCAAGGTGGAAACCATGAAGAAACACCTGCAGGACGATATTAAGTCAGTGGATGCCAACCTCAGCAGAATTGATGAGAAGTACAAGGACAGGAAGTCACACCTCGATTCCCTGAGGCAGGAGCTGTCGTCGGAGCTCGTTTGGATACAGGAGGTCATCACCTCCTTCCAGGTTGACGTCGGTAACAGAAGCTACACCAATACaaacctctcctccgtcttcAACAATGATATTAATCAGGCCTTGAAGGAGCTTCTCCAGCAGTCCTGTGGAGAGGAAATTCTCTCGGGGATTAAACTGGACTTGAACTGA